A genomic window from Cinclus cinclus chromosome 5, bCinCin1.1, whole genome shotgun sequence includes:
- the SOWAHB gene encoding ankyrin repeat domain-containing protein SOWAHB, which produces MARELSQEAVLDFLWAAGGRAPNTALLRHFQRFLRDPALTEQQRRERREYFKSLVNSLATVHPAAAPGASKDIVLRRRYRDLLDEELPPPEEQREQEEEKKEPQPPPRRDPDGRRGPRGEAAEQGRPGGAGGCSARGRGGPCCECRRARRAAAAALPAPGPGTAAAPRPPRCRFPPPPPQPPPYRTQPLSAGPWAFRPGGTALPRPPALPSGPGALSPAVTPRSLSPPPPAPGLSSAAASRSRTPPLPPGPEMPPPYRLPQPATGMPLLKAPRSSASPGGRPPAGPIQSPPLPSGPRVLSPRHLPPSRSLPLLSVPEVLPLSRSLQALPASPSSSPLLLSGPEVLASTRLLPSQSRSFQQLPTRPSPDLPRGSRGLVPKEPTQPQVLRLYPSQSLTLAASPGILPHTKSPPPQSLPQSATLPCPSRSPRPHLARSPPSQSLLPPQGPAAPQAPESQPPAPLPVFRSIRRQLALSEAQGTPPSLHDDCGWQPRSLLSKSSPRNTASRGPLVPLGQREHAWLVAMSAGCWAQVRGLFLEEPELALQRDFISGFTVLHWLAKHGDGPGLQELAAAARQAGLALDVDARSGCGYTPLHLAAIHGHQLVIKVLVLQLGCQVQVRDGSGRRPWEYLGSSTSGEIWQLLEAPRGTIMFPTQPLARSISSVSKGSPSTGRAALPACLRVQLGRGTVSHQSGSDSD; this is translated from the coding sequence ATGGCGCGGGAGCTGAGCCAGGAGGCTGTGCTGGACTTCCTCTGGGCGGCCGGGGGGCGAGCCCCCAACACGGCGCTGCTCCGCCACTTCCAGCGGTTCCTCCGCGACCCGGCGCTGACGGAGCAGCAGCGGCGGGAGCGCCGCGAGTACTTCAAGAGCCTCGTCAACTCCCTGGCCACCGTCCaccccgccgccgcccccggcgCCTCCAAGGACATCGTCCTCCGCCGCAGGTACCGCGACCTCCTCGATGAGGAGCTGCCGCCGCCGGAGGAACAgcgggagcaggaggaggaaaagaaggagcCGCAGCCGCCGCCCCGACGCGACCCCGACGGGCGGCGCGGCCCCCGCGGGGAGGCGGCGGAGCAGGGgcggcccggcggggcggggggctgctctgcccggggccgcggcgggcCGTGCTGCGAGTGCCGCCGGGCGCgccgcgctgccgccgccgccctcCCCGCGCCCGGTCCCGGGACCGCGGCCGCCCCCCGGCCGCCCCGCTGCCGcttcccgccgcctccgccgcaGCCGCCCCCGTACCGGACTCAGCCGCTGTCCGCGGGCCCCTGGGCTTTTCGCCCCGGCGGCACAGCGCTCCCCCGGCCCCCGGCGCTGCCGTCGGGTCCCGGGGCTCTGTCCCCCGCTGTGACGCCCCGGTCCCTGTCCCCGCCGCCGCCTGCCCCCGGGCTGTCCTCTGCCGCAGCGTCCCGCTCCCGGACGCCACCGCTGCCACCGGGCCCGGAGATGCCGCCTCCCTACAGGTTGCCGCAGCCCGCGACCGGGATGCCCTTGCTCAAGGCCCCACGGTCCTCAGCAAGCCCGGGGGGGCGACCCCCCGCCGGACCCATCCAGTCCCCGCCGCTGCCATCGGGCCCCAGGGTGTTGTCCCCCCGCCACCTGCCCCCATCCCGATCTTTGCCGTTGCTGTCCGTCCCGGAGGTGCTACCCTTGTCCCGGTCCCTGCAGGcactccctgccagcccctcctcatCGCCACTGCTTTTATCAGGCCCCGAGGTGCTCGCTTCCACCAGGCTGCTCCCGTCGCAGTCCAGGTCCTTTCAGCAGCTCCCCACCAGGCCATCCCCAGACTTGCCGAGGGGATCCAGGGGGCTGGTCCCCAAGGAGCCAACCCAGCCTCAAGTCCTGCGACTGTACCCATCTCAAAGCCTGACACTGGCGGCAAGTCCTGGGATCCTGCCCCATACCAAGTCACCCCCACCCCAATCCCTGCCACAGTCTGCCACTCTCCCATGCCCATCCCGCTCCCCGCGGCCGCACCTCGCCAGGTCACCCCCATCCCAGTCCTTGCTGCCACCACAGGGCCCCGCAGCGCCCCAAGCCCCAGAGagccagcccccagccccgctgCCTGTTTTTCGGAGCATCAGGCGCCAGCTTGCTTTGTCGGAGGCGCAGGGCACCCCTCCCTCGCTGCACGATGACTGCGGGTGGCAGCCCCGCTCCCTGCTCTCCAAGAGCTCCCCCAGGAACACCGCAAGCCGGGGGCCCCTGGTGCCGCTGGGGCAGCGGGAGCACGCCTGGCTGGTGGCAATGTCAGCGGGCTGCTGGGCTCAGGTGCGAGGACTCTTTCTGGAAGAGCCTGAACTGGCCCTGCAGAGGGACTTCATCTCAGGCTTCACGGTCCTTCACTGGCTGGCCAAGCACGGCGACGGGCCGggcctgcaggagctggcagcggCGGCGCGGCAGGCCGGGCTGGCCCTGGATGTGGACGCCCGCTCGGGCTGCGGGTACACGCCGCTGCACCTGGCTGCCATACACGGCCACCAGCTTGTCATCaaggtgctggtgctgcagctgggctgccaGGTGCAGGTGCGGGACGGCAGCGGGCGCCGGCCGTGGGAGTACCTAGGCAGCTCCACCTCGGGGGAGatctggcagctcctggaggcaCCCCGTGGCACAATCATGttccccacacagcccctggcCCGCAGCATATCCTCTGTCAGCAAGGGCTCGCCGTCCACcggcagggcagctctgcctgcctgcctcaGGGTGCAGCTCGGCCGTGGGACAGTGTCCCACCAATCTGGCAGTGACAGTGACTGA
- the LOC134044712 gene encoding LOW QUALITY PROTEIN: 16 kDa beta-galactoside-binding lectin-like (The sequence of the model RefSeq protein was modified relative to this genomic sequence to represent the inferred CDS: inserted 2 bases in 1 codon), translating into MVLPERVKLLELGAASLXCSEKGLGAGVCSMEKGLVVTQLDVEPGECIKVKGKIESDAKGFAVNVGKDSHTLMLHFNPRFDCHGDVNTIVCNSKEDGTWGEEDRKADFPFQQGDKVEICISFDETEATVKLPEAEFKFPNRLGMEKIEYLAVEGDFKVKAIKFS; encoded by the exons ATGGTGCTGCCCGAGCGAGTTAAGCTGCTGGAGCTCGGCGCTGCGTCACT CTGCTCGGAGAAGGGGCTCGGGGCTGGTGTCTGCAGCATGGAGAAA GGACTGGTTGTTACTCAGCTGGATGTTGAGCCTGGTGAGTGCATCAAGGTGAAAGGGAAGATCGAGTCTGATGCCAAAGG GTTTGCTGTGAACGTCGGGAAGGACAGCCACACCCTCATGCTGCATTTCAACCCTCGCTTTGACTGTCACGGCGATGTTAACACCATCGTGTGCAATTCCAAGGAGGATGGCACGTGGGGAGAGGAGGACAGGAAGGCTGACTTTCCCTTCCAGCAGGGCGACAAGGTTGAG ATATGCATCTCCTTCGATGAAACTGAGGCAACGGTGAAGCTGCCCGAGGCAGAGTTCAAGTTCCCAAATCGCCTGGGCATGGAGAAAATTGAATACCTGGCAGTGGAGGGTGACTTCAAAGTCAAAGCCATTAAGTTCAGCTAA